From the genome of Sander lucioperca isolate FBNREF2018 chromosome 1, SLUC_FBN_1.2, whole genome shotgun sequence, one region includes:
- the ids gene encoding iduronate 2-sulfatase isoform X2: protein MKDSIVSLVFSIQSKMFTWVRIWLLLTVLHTLALAVVPRRERRNVLFIMADDLRTSLGCYGDSVVKSPNIDQLASKSKVFLNAYAQQAVCAPSRTSMLTSRRPDTTRLYDFKSYWRVHSGNYTTLPQYFKSQGYFTMSVGKVFHPGIASNHTDDYPYSWSIPAYHPASFRYEKEKMCKGEDGKLHANLLCAVNVTQQPGGTLPDMESTDEAVRLLKTRANDDVPFFLAVGFHKPHIPFRIPQEYLGLYPIEQMTLAPDPNVPKLLPPVAYNPWTDVRKRDDVQKLNISFPYGPIPKDFQLRIRQHYYAAVSYMDAQVGRLLRTLDELGLANSTTVVFTSDHGWSLGEHGEWAKYSNFDVTTHVPLIFFVPGVTSCHDQLRESTFPFIDPLTQSKPIFKIDKVMRNMVELVDVFPTVSYMAGLKAPQPCPDISFQKELCTEGNNLAYTFQHQEQGQDEEAISFSQYPRPADTPQVNSDLPDLKDIKIMGYSLRSRDYRYTLWLGFNPKTFKVNVSDVHAGELYMLADDPGQDNNVYSDFEPSVMLTKMASLPHTVSLRRRMRLQLLYLSAGRKTGRRKA from the exons ATGAAAGACAGCATTGTGTCGTTAGTCTTCTCCATCCAGTCCAAAATGTTCACATGGGTCCGAATATGGCTTCTCCTCACGGTTCTTCACACTCTGGCTCTTGCTGTTGTGCCAAGAAGAG AGAGGAGAAATGTCCTTTTCATCATGGCAGATGATTTGCGGACATCATTAGGCTGCTATGGGGACTCTGTGGTCAAATCCCCAAACATTGACCAACTGGCATCCAAAAGCAAAGTTTTTCTCAATGCATATGCACAG CAAGCTGTGTGTGCTCCCAGTCGTACGTCCATGTTAACTAGTCGGAGACCAGACACCACCAGGCTCTATGACTTCAAGTCTTACTGGAGAGTCCATTCTGGGAACTACACCACCCTGCCACAATACTTCAAATCTCAAGGGTACTTCACTATGTCTGTGGGCAAGGTGTTTCATCCAG GTATTGCCTCGAACCATACTGATGACTACCCTTACAGCTGGTCCATCCCTGCGTACCACCCAGCTTCGTTCAGATATGAGAAAGAAAAG ATGTGTAAAGGAGAGGATGGTAAACTCCACGCCAACTTACTGTGCGCAGTGAACGTGACCCAGCAGCCTGGGGGAACCCTCCCTGACATGGAGAGCACAGACGAGGCAGTGAGATTACTGAAGACTCGGGCCAACGACGACGTTCCTTTCTTCTTGGCTGTGGGCTTTCACAAACCACACATACCCTTCAGGATACCACAG GAGTACCTGGGTCTATATCCCATAGAGCAAATGACTCTGGCTCCTGACCCCAATGTCCCTAAACTCCTTCCACCTGTGGCCTACAACCCCTGGACGGACGTGAGGAAGAGAGACGATGTCCAAAAGCTCAACATTAGCTTTCCATATGGACCAATTCCTAAAGACTTTCAG CTGCGTATCCGTCAGCACTATTACGCTGCGGTGTCTTACATGGACGCTCAAGTTGGGCGTCTGCTCCGTACTCTGGATGAGCTGGGGCTGGCCAACAGCACTACGGTGGTGTTCACCTCAGATCATG GATGGTCGCTAGGAGAACACGGTGAATGGGctaaatattcaaattttgaTGTGACGACACACGTCCCTCTCATCTTCTTCGTTCCTGGGGTCACCTCATGCCATGATCAGCTGCGAGAGTCCACCTTTccctttattgatcccctcacCCAATCAAAGCCCATCTTTAAGA ttgACAAAGTTATGAGAAACATGGTGGAGCTGGTGGATGTTTTTCCTACCGTCTCCTACATGGCTGGCCTCAAAGCACCTCAACCTTGTCCTGACATTtccttccag AAGGAGTTGTGTACAGAAGGGAACAACCTGGCCTACACCTTCCAACACCAAGAACAAGGACAGGATGAGGAAGCCATATCTTTCAGCCAGTACCCTCGACCTGCTGATACACCACAG GTGAACTCTGACCTTCCTGATCTTAAAGACATAAAAATCATGGGTTACTCTCTACGCTCCAGGGACTATAGATACACTCTCTGGCTGGGATTCAACCCTAAAACATTTAAGGT GAATGTCTCAGATGTCCATGCTGGAGAGTTGTACATGTTGGCAGACGACCCCGGTCAGGATAATAACGTCTACAGTGACTTTGAGCCCAGTGTGATGCTGACAAAGATGGCCAGCCTGCCTCAT ACGGTGAGCCTGCGGAGGAGAATGAGGCTGCAGCTCCTCTACCTCTCAGCAGGGAGGAAAACGGGACGAAGGAAGGCGTGA
- the ids gene encoding iduronate 2-sulfatase isoform X1: MADDLRTSLGCYGDSVVKSPNIDQLASKSKVFLNAYAQQAVCAPSRTSMLTSRRPDTTRLYDFKSYWRVHSGNYTTLPQYFKSQGYFTMSVGKVFHPGIASNHTDDYPYSWSIPAYHPASFRYEKEKMCKGEDGKLHANLLCAVNVTQQPGGTLPDMESTDEAVRLLKTRANDDVPFFLAVGFHKPHIPFRIPQEYLGLYPIEQMTLAPDPNVPKLLPPVAYNPWTDVRKRDDVQKLNISFPYGPIPKDFQLRIRQHYYAAVSYMDAQVGRLLRTLDELGLANSTTVVFTSDHGWSLGEHGEWAKYSNFDVTTHVPLIFFVPGVTSCHDQLRESTFPFIDPLTQSKPIFKIDKVMRNMVELVDVFPTVSYMAGLKAPQPCPDISFQKELCTEGNNLAYTFQHQEQGQDEEAISFSQYPRPADTPQVNSDLPDLKDIKIMGYSLRSRDYRYTLWLGFNPKTFKVNVSDVHAGELYMLADDPGQDNNVYSDFEPSVMLTKMASLPHTVSLRRRMRLQLLYLSAGRKTGRRKA, from the exons ATGGCAGATGATTTGCGGACATCATTAGGCTGCTATGGGGACTCTGTGGTCAAATCCCCAAACATTGACCAACTGGCATCCAAAAGCAAAGTTTTTCTCAATGCATATGCACAG CAAGCTGTGTGTGCTCCCAGTCGTACGTCCATGTTAACTAGTCGGAGACCAGACACCACCAGGCTCTATGACTTCAAGTCTTACTGGAGAGTCCATTCTGGGAACTACACCACCCTGCCACAATACTTCAAATCTCAAGGGTACTTCACTATGTCTGTGGGCAAGGTGTTTCATCCAG GTATTGCCTCGAACCATACTGATGACTACCCTTACAGCTGGTCCATCCCTGCGTACCACCCAGCTTCGTTCAGATATGAGAAAGAAAAG ATGTGTAAAGGAGAGGATGGTAAACTCCACGCCAACTTACTGTGCGCAGTGAACGTGACCCAGCAGCCTGGGGGAACCCTCCCTGACATGGAGAGCACAGACGAGGCAGTGAGATTACTGAAGACTCGGGCCAACGACGACGTTCCTTTCTTCTTGGCTGTGGGCTTTCACAAACCACACATACCCTTCAGGATACCACAG GAGTACCTGGGTCTATATCCCATAGAGCAAATGACTCTGGCTCCTGACCCCAATGTCCCTAAACTCCTTCCACCTGTGGCCTACAACCCCTGGACGGACGTGAGGAAGAGAGACGATGTCCAAAAGCTCAACATTAGCTTTCCATATGGACCAATTCCTAAAGACTTTCAG CTGCGTATCCGTCAGCACTATTACGCTGCGGTGTCTTACATGGACGCTCAAGTTGGGCGTCTGCTCCGTACTCTGGATGAGCTGGGGCTGGCCAACAGCACTACGGTGGTGTTCACCTCAGATCATG GATGGTCGCTAGGAGAACACGGTGAATGGGctaaatattcaaattttgaTGTGACGACACACGTCCCTCTCATCTTCTTCGTTCCTGGGGTCACCTCATGCCATGATCAGCTGCGAGAGTCCACCTTTccctttattgatcccctcacCCAATCAAAGCCCATCTTTAAGA ttgACAAAGTTATGAGAAACATGGTGGAGCTGGTGGATGTTTTTCCTACCGTCTCCTACATGGCTGGCCTCAAAGCACCTCAACCTTGTCCTGACATTtccttccag AAGGAGTTGTGTACAGAAGGGAACAACCTGGCCTACACCTTCCAACACCAAGAACAAGGACAGGATGAGGAAGCCATATCTTTCAGCCAGTACCCTCGACCTGCTGATACACCACAG GTGAACTCTGACCTTCCTGATCTTAAAGACATAAAAATCATGGGTTACTCTCTACGCTCCAGGGACTATAGATACACTCTCTGGCTGGGATTCAACCCTAAAACATTTAAG GTGAATGTCTCAGATGTCCATGCTGGAGAGTTGTACATGTTGGCAGACGACCCCGGTCAGGATAATAACGTCTACAGTGACTTTGAGCCCAGTGTGATGCTGACAAAGATGGCCAGCCTGCCTCAT ACGGTGAGCCTGCGGAGGAGAATGAGGCTGCAGCTCCTCTACCTCTCAGCAGGGAGGAAAACGGGACGAAGGAAGGCGTGA
- the ids gene encoding iduronate 2-sulfatase isoform X3 gives MKDSIVSLVFSIQSKMFTWVRIWLLLTVLHTLALAVVPRRERRNVLFIMADDLRTSLGCYGDSVVKSPNIDQLASKSKVFLNAYAQQAVCAPSRTSMLTSRRPDTTRLYDFKSYWRVHSGNYTTLPQYFKSQGYFTMSVGKVFHPGIASNHTDDYPYSWSIPAYHPASFRYEKEKMCKGEDGKLHANLLCAVNVTQQPGGTLPDMESTDEAVRLLKTRANDDVPFFLAVGFHKPHIPFRIPQEYLGLYPIEQMTLAPDPNVPKLLPPVAYNPWTDVRKRDDVQKLNISFPYGPIPKDFQLRIRQHYYAAVSYMDAQVGRLLRTLDELGLANSTTVVFTSDHGWSLGEHGEWAKYSNFDVTTHVPLIFFVPGVTSCHDQLRESTFPFIDPLTQSKPIFKIDKVMRNMVELVDVFPTVSYMAGLKAPQPCPDISFQELCTEGNNLAYTFQHQEQGQDEEAISFSQYPRPADTPQVNSDLPDLKDIKIMGYSLRSRDYRYTLWLGFNPKTFKVNVSDVHAGELYMLADDPGQDNNVYSDFEPSVMLTKMASLPHTVSLRRRMRLQLLYLSAGRKTGRRKA, from the exons ATGAAAGACAGCATTGTGTCGTTAGTCTTCTCCATCCAGTCCAAAATGTTCACATGGGTCCGAATATGGCTTCTCCTCACGGTTCTTCACACTCTGGCTCTTGCTGTTGTGCCAAGAAGAG AGAGGAGAAATGTCCTTTTCATCATGGCAGATGATTTGCGGACATCATTAGGCTGCTATGGGGACTCTGTGGTCAAATCCCCAAACATTGACCAACTGGCATCCAAAAGCAAAGTTTTTCTCAATGCATATGCACAG CAAGCTGTGTGTGCTCCCAGTCGTACGTCCATGTTAACTAGTCGGAGACCAGACACCACCAGGCTCTATGACTTCAAGTCTTACTGGAGAGTCCATTCTGGGAACTACACCACCCTGCCACAATACTTCAAATCTCAAGGGTACTTCACTATGTCTGTGGGCAAGGTGTTTCATCCAG GTATTGCCTCGAACCATACTGATGACTACCCTTACAGCTGGTCCATCCCTGCGTACCACCCAGCTTCGTTCAGATATGAGAAAGAAAAG ATGTGTAAAGGAGAGGATGGTAAACTCCACGCCAACTTACTGTGCGCAGTGAACGTGACCCAGCAGCCTGGGGGAACCCTCCCTGACATGGAGAGCACAGACGAGGCAGTGAGATTACTGAAGACTCGGGCCAACGACGACGTTCCTTTCTTCTTGGCTGTGGGCTTTCACAAACCACACATACCCTTCAGGATACCACAG GAGTACCTGGGTCTATATCCCATAGAGCAAATGACTCTGGCTCCTGACCCCAATGTCCCTAAACTCCTTCCACCTGTGGCCTACAACCCCTGGACGGACGTGAGGAAGAGAGACGATGTCCAAAAGCTCAACATTAGCTTTCCATATGGACCAATTCCTAAAGACTTTCAG CTGCGTATCCGTCAGCACTATTACGCTGCGGTGTCTTACATGGACGCTCAAGTTGGGCGTCTGCTCCGTACTCTGGATGAGCTGGGGCTGGCCAACAGCACTACGGTGGTGTTCACCTCAGATCATG GATGGTCGCTAGGAGAACACGGTGAATGGGctaaatattcaaattttgaTGTGACGACACACGTCCCTCTCATCTTCTTCGTTCCTGGGGTCACCTCATGCCATGATCAGCTGCGAGAGTCCACCTTTccctttattgatcccctcacCCAATCAAAGCCCATCTTTAAGA ttgACAAAGTTATGAGAAACATGGTGGAGCTGGTGGATGTTTTTCCTACCGTCTCCTACATGGCTGGCCTCAAAGCACCTCAACCTTGTCCTGACATTtccttccag GAGTTGTGTACAGAAGGGAACAACCTGGCCTACACCTTCCAACACCAAGAACAAGGACAGGATGAGGAAGCCATATCTTTCAGCCAGTACCCTCGACCTGCTGATACACCACAG GTGAACTCTGACCTTCCTGATCTTAAAGACATAAAAATCATGGGTTACTCTCTACGCTCCAGGGACTATAGATACACTCTCTGGCTGGGATTCAACCCTAAAACATTTAAG GTGAATGTCTCAGATGTCCATGCTGGAGAGTTGTACATGTTGGCAGACGACCCCGGTCAGGATAATAACGTCTACAGTGACTTTGAGCCCAGTGTGATGCTGACAAAGATGGCCAGCCTGCCTCAT ACGGTGAGCCTGCGGAGGAGAATGAGGCTGCAGCTCCTCTACCTCTCAGCAGGGAGGAAAACGGGACGAAGGAAGGCGTGA
- the dcps gene encoding m7GpppX diphosphatase, which yields MADTPAKREIDSVVTDELSQKVKRAKADNENGGGEVGKEPESENILREFKTSNVLSDSAREKNIFIHGKLADQEAVVILEKTPIREDTLAELFSGSRLKLEMKNDIYSTYRLQAPPHLNEIKTTVVCPATEKHVKKYQRQESFLVEETGEDYQSITLPYIQKQSFSVQWVYNILEKKAEADRIVYEDPDPKVGFVLLPDFKWDQKQVDDLYLIAIAHQRDTRSLRDLTSEHLPLLQNIFQKGKDAILERYKLPASKLRVYLHYQPSYYHLHVHFTKLGYEAPGCGVERAHLLADVIQNLQSNHQYYKSRTLYFPLRADDELLSKFKETGRL from the exons ATGGCAGACACCCCGGCTAAACGTGAAATTGACAGTGTTGTAACTGATGAATTATCTCAGAAAGTCAAGAGGGCGAAAGCTGACAATGAGAATGGCGGAGGAGAAGTTGGAAAGGAACCTGAATCTGAAAATATTCTGCGTGAGTTTAAAACGTCCAACGTCTTGAGTGATTCTGCCCGGGAGAAAAACATCTTCATTCATGGAAAG CTTGCCGATCAGGAGGCTGTGGTTATCCTGGAGAAGACTCCCATCAGAGAAGACACCCTGGCTGAGCTTTTCAGTGGTTCCAGGCTGAAACTGGAGATGAAGAATGACATCTACAGCACATATCGTTTACAGGCTCCCCCTCATCTCAACG AGATCAAGACTACAGTCGTGTGTCCAGCCACAGAGAAGCACGTCAAGAAATACCAGCGACAGGAGAGTTTCCTCGTGGAGGAGACGGGGGAGGACTATCAGTCCATCACATTGCCCTACATTCAGAAGCAGAGTTTCAGCGTGCAG TGGGTGTACAACATCCTTGAGAAGAAGGCAGAGGCTGACAGGATAGTTTATGAAGATCCGGATCCAAAAGTTGGCTTTGTCCTCCTCCCAGATTTCAAATGGGACCAGAAACAG GTTGATGATTTATACCTGATTGCCATAGCACATCAGAGAGACACCAGGAGTCTCAGAGACCTGACGTCAGAGCATCTACCACTGCTGCAGAACATCTTCCAGAAAGGAAAG GACGCCATCCTGGAGCGCTACAAGCTTCCAGCCAGCAAGCTGAGAGTCTACCTGCACTACCAGCCGTCCTACTATCACCTCCACGTCCACTTCACCAAGCTGGGCTACGAGGCGCCCGGCTGCGGCGTCGAGCGGGCCCACCTCCTCGCAGACGTTATCCAAAACCTGCAGTCTAACCACCAGTACTACAAAAGCCGGACCCTGTACTTCCCCCTGAGGGCCGACGACGAACTGCTCAGCAAGTTCAAGGAGACGGGGAGGCTGTAA